The following nucleotide sequence is from Tardiphaga sp. 709.
CGCGGGAAGGCTGGATGCAGGTGGTGCCGCAGCGGCGTTACGCCGAACCGGAGGAGGTTGCGGGTGCTGCGATGTTCCTGCTGGACGACAACAAGTCGAGCTTCGTGACGGGTCACGTTCTCAATGTCGATGGCGGCTTTGCCGCACACGGGTTGCTGCCGAAATATCCGTAGGGGCAAACAAAGCTCCGTCATGGCCGGGCTTGTCCCGGCCATCCACGCCTTTCTTCGCTCGCAGCCTAGACGTGGATGCCCGGCACATCTAGCGAAGCTCGCTTCGCGCCGGCCGGGCATGACGATGAACACAGGCGTTAGAGCGTTAGCCTTTAGCCGCGATCAGCGCCTTCATTCGCTCGGCATCCGCATTCGTCGCCGGTGTGTAGACCACCATGCCCAAATTTGGCTGGCCATCGACCGAGAATGTCGAATAGGTCATCGTGAATGGCCCGACGGCGGGATGATTCACATGCTTCTTGCCTTCGCCATAGCTACCGACATCGTTGTCCTGCCACATGGCCGCGAAGTCGGGGCTGATCCGGCACAGTTCGTCGATCAATGTCTGGGCGCGTGTTGATGCGCCGCTGCGCGTGATGTCGGCGCGAAATGCTGCCACGGCGAAACGTGCATCATTCTCCCAGTCCGGCATCTTGGCGCGGACATTCGGACGACAGAACAGGATGCGCAGGACGTTACGGTCTTCGGGCGCTATGTTCGGATAGTCGCCAAGCACGGCCAGCGCCGGACGATTCCAGGCCACGATGTCCCAGGTTGCGTTGCGGACGACTGCAGCGCTGAACTCCATCGAATCCAGCACGCGCTGCAGCGTCGGCGTGACGATATCGGACGGCTCGTAGTGGACTTCCGGCAGCCTGTGCTGCGCCAGCAGAAACAGATGCTCGCGCTCGACTGCCGATAGTTCCAGCGCGCGTGAGATGCGGTTCAGCACATCGGCTGATGGCGCGCCGCCGCGGCCTTGTTCGAGCCATGTGTACCAGGTGGCGCTGACATTGGCGCGCTGCGCGACTTCCTCGCGCCGCAGCCCTGGCGTGCGGCGTCGCTCCGACGAAAAACCGAACGCCACGGGATCGAGCCTGGCGCGGCGATCCCTGAGATAAGCGCCAAGCGGATTGGAGCCAGCGCCGGAAGTTGTTTCGGTGACCGTCATGCTCAGCCTGTTAGTCGCCATACCCGTATAACGTCACGGCTTCACGCACTGTACCGCAGGACCGATACATCCGCGCAGTCACGAGAGGAATATCACATGCGTGTTTTCGTTACCGGCGCTTCGGGCTTTGTCGGATCTGCCATCGTTCAGGAACTGATCGGCGCCGGTCATCAGGTGCTCGGTCTCGCGCGCTCGGACGCATCCGCCAAGGCGCTGGCCGAAGTGGGTGCGCAGATCCATCGCGGCGATCTGGAAGATCTGGACAGCCTGCGCTCCGGCGCCGCCAATTCCGACGGCGTGATCCATACGGCGTTCATCCACGACTTCTCGAGGTTCAAGGAAAACAGCGCGATCGACGCGCGCGCCATCGAGACGCTTGGCGACGTGCTGGCGGGCTCCGAGCGGCCCTTGATCGTGACCTCCGGCATGGCTTTCATCGCGCCCGGACGGCTGGCGACCGAAGATATGGGCTCGTCGAGCGCGTCGCCGAGCCCGCGCGTATCGGAGCAGGTCGCCGAACGTCTGGCGGCACGCGGCGTGCGCGCTTCGTCGGTCCGGCTGCCGCCATCGGTCCATGGCAATGGCGACCATGGCTTCGTGCCGATGCTGATCAATATCGCGCGGGAGAAGGGCGCCTCGGCCTACTTCGGCGACGGTCTCAACCGCTGGCCCGCGGCACACCGGCTGGACGTCGCCCGGCTCTACAGGCTCGTCCTCGAGCGCGGTTCCGCCGACATTCGCTATCACGCCAGCGCCGAACAAGGCGTCGCATTCCGTGAGATTGCCGAGGTCATCGGTCGGCACCTGAACCTGCCGGTCGTCTCGAAATCGCCGACTGAAGCCGCCGATCACTTCGGCTGGTTCGCAGGCTTCGCATCGATGGATGCGCCGGCATCCAGCGACTGGACACAACAGCAGCTTGGGTGGCGACCAACGCAATCAGGATTGATCTCGGACCTCGATCACGTCAGATATTTCGGCGGCTGAGGCCATATAAGGGCGTAATGACGTGGGGCCACAAATTGGTTCGAATGGCTGCTCGGTCAACCGGATATCGCAACAATTTGAGCTAAGTCTCTGGGATCACTATGGGATAATATATTCCATAATATACCTTATGCGAATCCGAGATGTGGGCGTGTGGTCCCAGTTTCAGTTCTCTTAAAGCCGCGACCCGGGCCACGCTCCCGCTACTTCCTGATCGCGTCGTAAACCAGCGTCTTCAGGATCGGCTGGATGCGGCCCCGCTGGGTCGGTGTCTGCACCATCAGGATCATCACCATGTCCTGATCGGGATAGGTCCAGAAATACGTCCCGGCGGCGCCGCCCCAGGCCATCTCGCCGACAAAACCGGGAACGCCGTCGTCGCCGGGTCCGGTGCGGACGCCGAAGCCGAGGCCGTAACCGAAGCCAGCGCCGGGATAGTAATAGGCCCAGGGCTTCACGTCGCTGGCCGGTGCGACCTGGTTCTGGCGCATCAGCTGGACCGACTCGGGCTTGAGGATTCGGACGCCGTCGAGCGTGCCGCCATTGATCAGCATCTGCAGGAAGCGCGCGTAGTCGCCCGTGGTGGCATTGAGGCCGCCTCCTCCGGATTCCCATTTTCGCTTCAGTGTGGGATTGCTGATGGTCTCGTTGCCGATGATGCGGTCGGTCGGCATTGGCTGCGCAATGCGCGGCGCTTTGGCGGGATCGAGCACGTAGTAGCCGGTGTCCGTCATGCCCAGCGGATCGAACAGATACTGTTTCTGAAAATCGTACAGCGACTGGCCCGATGCGATCTCGATGACGCGGCCGAGAAGATCGGTCGAATGGCCGTAGTCCCACACAGTCGCCGGCTGATAGGCCAGCGGCAGTTTCGCAAGCCGGGCCGCGAAATCGGCATTGTCGAAATCGCCGTCGAACAGGCCTGCATCGAGATAAAGCTGCGTGATCAGCCCGAGATTGGTGAAAGCCGAACTGATGCCGGACGACTGCCGCATCAGATCGAGCACGGTGATGGGCTTCAGCGCCGGTGTGAAGTCGAGATAGGGCTTGCCGCTGGCATCCGTGCGTTCGGTCGCGACCTGCGGATGCGCATAGGCCGGAATGTATTTGGCGACGGGATCGTCGAGCTTGAGCTTGCCCTGCTCCACCAGGATCATCGCCGCGACCGATGTCACCGGCTTGGACATCGAATAGAGCCGGAAGATCGTGTCCGTCGTCATCGGCGCCATGGTCACGGGATCGCGGACGCCAAAGCCCTCATAATAGACGGGCTTGCCGCGGTGCTGGATCAGCATGATCGCCCCGGCGAGATGGCCCTGGCCGACTTCGCGGTCGAGCATTTCGGAGACGCGGTTCAGGCCGTCCTGGGAAAAGCTGCTGAGGTCAGGCTTGTCGGTCAGCAGGCTGGTGCCTGCCAATACGGGCGTGACCAGCGCTGCTGCGATGGTGAGGACGGACAGGAAGTCGCAAGATCGTCGCAAGATTGACACTGGATTTCCGCAAGCGGGCTGGAACACGGTCGAACGCTAACACCGAGATATTTCAGATACTTGTCGGAAAATCACGCAATTTGCCGATATCGCGGTTTTAGCGCGATCGATGGCCTCGTGTGGATCACAAATGCGCGCCGGTTTTGCTGACGCTTCCCGGCGGCGGAAACCGGATCGTGGTGCCCAAAGTGATCCAGTTGGAATTCTCGCCGGTGATGTTGCGGCCGTAAATCAGGTCGACCGAGAAGATGTCGTTGGGCCGATAGCGCACCCCGGTCTGGATACGTGGCTGGACCACACTGGCGAATTCGGCGCGGCCCGCCTGCCCGTATAATTCCACCGTGTATTCCAGCACGTCGGTGAATTTCCAGTCGAAGCCGACGCCATAGGTGAAGTAATGGCGATCGAGCACGCGGTCCCACAGCCAGCCCGCATTGAGATTGATGCGTGTGGTTTCGGAAAAGCGATAGGTCGCCGGAATCTCGGCGAAGACCGCGGTGTTCTGACCCGTCACGGCGTCGAATGTGCCGCTGGCCAGCGCCGAGACGCCGAACTTTCCGATGCCCGTCGGTTCGATGTTGATCTTCGCCTTGGGCGCCAGCGTGGTGCTTAACTCGCCGTCGGAGCGGCTGTGATTGGTGAGGACGCTGAGTTCGACCGGACGCGTAATCTCAACGACGCAGGACGGATTGGCCACCGCCGCGAAGTCGCTGTTGGTGGCCATCGAGTACCAGCTCTCGACCTTGCAGGAGCCGAGGTCCGAAATATCCGCCGCATCGACCGCATAGGCGCCATTGGCCGCCTCCGCATGACCCGAAGCCGCCAGCAGCGCGACCAGAACGAAACCGACCAGCGTCAGCGCGCGATAATGAGGAGCAGCCATGTCGCAGGACTAGCAGAGTCCCGAAATCCTCGACAGAACAATCGCGCGTCGCTTATCCTGTTTGGCATGACCGAACACCATCATCATGACCACGATCACGACCATTCCGAATTGTCGGAGACCGAGCTGCGCGTCCGTGCACTCGAGACCATCCTGACCGAAAAAGGCTATATCGATCCGGCAGCGCTGGATGCGATGATCCAGGCCTATGAGACCAAGATTGGGCCGCACAACGGCGCCCTTGTGGTTGCGAAAGCCTGGACCGATCCGGCCTTCAAGGAGGCATTGCTCGCCGACGGTTCCGCGGCGGTCGGCACTCTCGGCCATGTCAGCCGTACCGGCGATCATCTCGTCGTGGTCGAGAACACGCCCGAGCGGCATAACATGGTCGTGTGCACGCTGTGCTCCTGTTACCCCTGGGAAATGCTCGGCCTGCCCCCGGTCTGGTACAAGGCTGCGCCCTACCGCTCCCGCGCCGTGAAGGATCCGCGCGGCGTGCTGGCAGACTTCGGCTTCACGCTCCCCAAGGAGACGGAAATCCGCGTCTGGGATTCGACGGCTGAAACGCGTTTCCTGGTGTTGCCGATGCGACCCGCGGGCACCGAGGGCTGGAGCGAGGAGCAACTGGCCGAACTGGTCACGCGCGACTCCATGATCGGCACGGGTCTGGTGACAGCGCCGGGAGCCCCGTCGTGAACGGCGTCCACGACATGGGCGGCATGGACGGTTTCGGCAAAGTCGAGCCGGAGCCGAACGAGCCGATGTTTCATGCGGAGTGGGAATCTCGCGTGCTGGCCATGGTGCGCGCCATGGGCGCGGCAGGCGCCTTCAACATCGACGCCTCGCGCTTCTATCGCGAAACGCTGCCGCCGGAGGTCTATCTTTCCAGCAGCTACTACAAGAAATGGTTTCTCGGCCTTGAGGATATGTTGGTCGAGCGCGGCTTCCTCGCTGCGGACGAGGTCAAGGCCGGCCACGCATCCGTGCCGCCGAAACCGTTGAAGCGTGGCAACTTCACCGTTGATAGTGTCGAGCGCGTGCTGACCCGCGGCTCATTCACGCGCCCTGCTTCGGCGCCTGCCGCATTCGCGATCGGCGATCGCGTGCGGATGAAGAACATCCATCCGACCACCCATACGCGCTTGCCGCGCTATGTCCGCGGTCATGTCGGCGTGATCGAGCGCATACACGGCGCGCATGTCTATCCCGACACTGCGGCGCATGACCAAGGCGAAAATCCGCAGTGGCTTTACACCGTCGTGTTCGACGGTGCCGAACTGTGGGGACCCGATGGCGATCCGACGCTGAAAGTGTCGGTTGAGGCGTTCGAGCCATATCTCGATCCGGCTTAATTGCCTCAGTGCGCCCGCGCGTCGCCCGCCAGGCCCGCGAGTCTGGCGGGATCGATAACGGTCAACCGGCCGCGACCGGCTTTCAGGATCAGCATCCGGTCCCAGGCCGAAACGGTACGGCTGACCGTGAACTGCGTGGTGTCGCTGAGTTCGGCCAGTTCCTGGCGCGAGATTCTCAGTTCGATCGGAACGCAATCACCATCCGGATCTCCTTCCCGCACCAGGCGCAGAACGATCCGTGCGATGCGTCGATCGGCGTTCTCACTCGTTGCCTCGTGAAGACGGCGCAGCAGGTGATCGGTTTGCCGCCCGACGATACCGAGGACATTGATCGCAAGCTGCGGGACAATATGCATCAGCCCGCTGAAGCGATCCGCGGACCAGCACAAAAGCTCGGTCGCGACTGACGCGCGCAGGGTTGTCGGGTGAGAGAAATTGCCGAACACCGATGCGGCTCCGGCGAGATCGCCGCGTCGCATGAATTGCAGCGTTTTCTGCGCGCCATGTGCATCGATCATCGTCTTCTTGAGCTGACCATCGATGACCACAGCGATCATCGCCGGTGCGTCGCCCTGTTGCCAGAGCGAAGAACCGCAATCCAGGACGTGCTTTCTGCCAGCTTCGATGATGATGCCGCGTGCACCCTCGCCCAGGCCCGCAAAAAGCGGCGTCGGACCAAACGACTTGCACATCTCACGATCCATTGCTCGCCTTCCGGAGCGAGCGATTTCGCCGAGCAGCTGCCGCGATCAAATAAAACTGTCATCAAAGATTCTGATGCGAGCGGCTCTGCACGACGACATCGCGATCAGAACAACGATCTCAAATAAATCCTCCGTAGAGTTTGTTGTTTGATCCAGCGCAAAGAAGGTGGGTGCTGCAGCAGGCATATTGCCCTCGCTCTAGGCGAATCTCGCCTCTTCTCCAGGCATATGGCCGCAAACCGAAGGGGGAGCGTATGGTGACGAACCAGAATATCGCGGAGCCTGCAGAGGCTGAAAGACGCAACAGCCGCATGTCGGAGTTGCTCGTCTTTCTCACGATCGTCGTTCTCATCTGGCCCGTCGTCGCGGTGGGCGTGGTCGGCGGTTACGGCTTTCTGGTCTGGATGACCCAGCTGATTTTCGGGCCGCCCGGCCCGCCTCTGCTTCACTAGGACTTTCACATGACAGACAGACTCACCAGACGCGCTCTGTTGACCGGCGCGACCGCCGGCGCGTCCGCGCACGACAATGAGCACATTTCCAGCGCCGTCGTGTCGGTGCTTCCAGCTCATATCGACGCGGTATCTGCGCGGTTGTCGAGCCTTCCCGGTGTCGAGATCCATCACCGCACGGACTCCAAGCTGGTTGCGGTCCTCGAAGGGCCAGGCAGCGGCGCATTGGGTGCGATGCTCGCCGACATCTCATCATGGCCGGGCGTGCTCTCGGCCAACATGGTCTTCGAACAGCGTCTCGATTAGGAGAACGACGAAATGCCCCTTTCGCGGCGTGATCTACTCAAGGCCCAGGCAGCG
It contains:
- a CDS encoding helix-turn-helix transcriptional regulator, translating into MTVTETTSGAGSNPLGAYLRDRRARLDPVAFGFSSERRRTPGLRREEVAQRANVSATWYTWLEQGRGGAPSADVLNRISRALELSAVEREHLFLLAQHRLPEVHYEPSDIVTPTLQRVLDSMEFSAAVVRNATWDIVAWNRPALAVLGDYPNIAPEDRNVLRILFCRPNVRAKMPDWENDARFAVAAFRADITRSGASTRAQTLIDELCRISPDFAAMWQDNDVGSYGEGKKHVNHPAVGPFTMTYSTFSVDGQPNLGMVVYTPATNADAERMKALIAAKG
- a CDS encoding SDR family oxidoreductase, yielding MRVFVTGASGFVGSAIVQELIGAGHQVLGLARSDASAKALAEVGAQIHRGDLEDLDSLRSGAANSDGVIHTAFIHDFSRFKENSAIDARAIETLGDVLAGSERPLIVTSGMAFIAPGRLATEDMGSSSASPSPRVSEQVAERLAARGVRASSVRLPPSVHGNGDHGFVPMLINIAREKGASAYFGDGLNRWPAAHRLDVARLYRLVLERGSADIRYHASAEQGVAFREIAEVIGRHLNLPVVSKSPTEAADHFGWFAGFASMDAPASSDWTQQQLGWRPTQSGLISDLDHVRYFGG
- a CDS encoding serine hydrolase domain-containing protein, which encodes MSILRRSCDFLSVLTIAAALVTPVLAGTSLLTDKPDLSSFSQDGLNRVSEMLDREVGQGHLAGAIMLIQHRGKPVYYEGFGVRDPVTMAPMTTDTIFRLYSMSKPVTSVAAMILVEQGKLKLDDPVAKYIPAYAHPQVATERTDASGKPYLDFTPALKPITVLDLMRQSSGISSAFTNLGLITQLYLDAGLFDGDFDNADFAARLAKLPLAYQPATVWDYGHSTDLLGRVIEIASGQSLYDFQKQYLFDPLGMTDTGYYVLDPAKAPRIAQPMPTDRIIGNETISNPTLKRKWESGGGGLNATTGDYARFLQMLINGGTLDGVRILKPESVQLMRQNQVAPASDVKPWAYYYPGAGFGYGLGFGVRTGPGDDGVPGFVGEMAWGGAAGTYFWTYPDQDMVMILMVQTPTQRGRIQPILKTLVYDAIRK
- the nthA gene encoding nitrile hydratase subunit alpha, with the translated sequence MTEHHHHDHDHDHSELSETELRVRALETILTEKGYIDPAALDAMIQAYETKIGPHNGALVVAKAWTDPAFKEALLADGSAAVGTLGHVSRTGDHLVVVENTPERHNMVVCTLCSCYPWEMLGLPPVWYKAAPYRSRAVKDPRGVLADFGFTLPKETEIRVWDSTAETRFLVLPMRPAGTEGWSEEQLAELVTRDSMIGTGLVTAPGAPS
- the nthB gene encoding nitrile hydratase subunit beta, which codes for MNGVHDMGGMDGFGKVEPEPNEPMFHAEWESRVLAMVRAMGAAGAFNIDASRFYRETLPPEVYLSSSYYKKWFLGLEDMLVERGFLAADEVKAGHASVPPKPLKRGNFTVDSVERVLTRGSFTRPASAPAAFAIGDRVRMKNIHPTTHTRLPRYVRGHVGVIERIHGAHVYPDTAAHDQGENPQWLYTVVFDGAELWGPDGDPTLKVSVEAFEPYLDPA
- a CDS encoding Crp/Fnr family transcriptional regulator; this encodes MDREMCKSFGPTPLFAGLGEGARGIIIEAGRKHVLDCGSSLWQQGDAPAMIAVVIDGQLKKTMIDAHGAQKTLQFMRRGDLAGAASVFGNFSHPTTLRASVATELLCWSADRFSGLMHIVPQLAINVLGIVGRQTDHLLRRLHEATSENADRRIARIVLRLVREGDPDGDCVPIELRISRQELAELSDTTQFTVSRTVSAWDRMLILKAGRGRLTVIDPARLAGLAGDARAH
- a CDS encoding chaperone NapD; protein product: MTDRLTRRALLTGATAGASAHDNEHISSAVVSVLPAHIDAVSARLSSLPGVEIHHRTDSKLVAVLEGPGSGALGAMLADISSWPGVLSANMVFEQRLD